The window GCGTAATAAGATTGGCGCTGCTGCTGCTCCTTATCGCGGCTCTTATATATGTGGCAGCCGGACGCCTCGGCGCTCCGGTCGCCGAAAAACCGCAGGACAGCGGCACTGTCGCCGTCAGCGCCGACAGGAGCGCGGACGCGAAGCTGAAAGACAGGGAGCCGTCCGCTTCGGCCGATGTCGCCGTGGTTTCTCTTGATACGCAAAAAAAAGAAAAAGAGGACAGTCCCGCAAACAAAAAACCGCAGGTGGTGGATGAAAAATACGGCGGCCCCGTGCCGCTGCTTGCCCTCATCGTCGACGACGGCGGCGGGCAGATGGAATATACAAAACGTGTCGCGGCTCTGGACATTCCGCTCTCCTGGGCGATAATGCCATATCTGCGCCATTCAAAAGATACTCTGGAGCTTGCTAAGTCCAAGAGGATTCCCTGCCTGCTGCACCTGCCGATGCAGGCTGAGATAGACAAGGACAGTTCGCAGTATATAATCGGCAAAGGTATGGACGCGGATGAAGTCCGGCAGAAGACCGCCGCCGCCCTAGATTCGCTGCCCGGCGTCGTTGGCATAAACAACCACCGCGGTTCGCTCGCCACCGCCGACTCCAAGTTGATGGAGCCTGTGATGGCGGAGCTTAAAGAGCGCGGCCTCATTTTCGCCGACAGCCGTACATCGGGCAAGAGCGTCGCCTACCAGACCGCTGTGGCGGCGGGGGTCCCCTCTGTGCAAAACCGCGGATTTCTGGACAACACCGCCGACAAAAACGCCATTGCCGCCCGCTTCCGCGAGATCGTAAAGAATGCCCAGCGGCGGGGCTCGCTGGTCGTAATATGCCACTTCCGCCCATCTACGGTGATGTTTCTGGAAGAGCTTAATAAAAACTACAAAGAGCTGCCCGTGAAGCTGGTAACGATCCCCGAAATGCTCAAACTCATGAAAGAGAGCTCTGCTGAACCGGAAGGGGGTATCTGATGGTCTCCTCCGAAAATAACATCGTCGTTGGCCTGCAATGGGGCCAGGAGGGTAAGAACCGGCTGCTTGACTTTTTCGCGAACCGGTCTGAAGTCATCGTGCGGTTTCATGGTTCCGCATCCAGAGGGCACGAGATAACCGCCGGCGGCGAACATTTTACGCTCGACTACCTGCCCTGCGGCATTCACCACGCAGGGAAGCTCTGTGTTATAACCCACGGTGTGACCCTTGACCTTGAGAAGATAGCGGAGGAGATCGCCGGACTCACAGCGGCGGGAGTATTTTGCTCGCGGCTGCTCATCAGCCCGCGCTGCCCGCTGATCCTTGACTATCATAAAAGGCTCGACGTCCTCGCCGGACGCCTGCTTGGCCATGATCTGAACCGCACGATGGAACAGCGCGGCTACGGCCACGCGGTCACGGACAACGTGCGCCGCCTAGGAATCAGGGCGGGGGACCTGCTCGCTCCGGAGCGGCTGCGCGAGAGGCTTGAACTGAACCTCAAGATAAAAAACGAATACTTTGAAAAGATATACAGCGAAAAGCCGATGGACCCCGATAAACTCTTCACTAAGATAATGAAAGAGGGGCAGCGGCTCCTGCCCTATATCGGACCGGTGGACGAGGCAGTCTCCAGGGCTGTGGAGCGCAACATCGGCACCCTTTTCGAAGGCTGCAGCGGCAGCCTCAACGATCTCAACTGCGGTATCTATCCCTATGTCCTGCCGGGGACGACCATCGCCCCCGCGGCCTTTCTCAGCGCGGGGCTGCGCCATAACGCCTCACTGCGGATAATCGGCGCCGTGAAGGCCTACTGCACGAAAAGCGGAGCCGGTCCATTTATCACGGAGGATAAGAGCGCCGTCGCCGCCTTTATCAGGACGCGCGGCAGCGAATACGACAAAATAGGGGAGACGCCAAGGTGCATCGGCTGGC is drawn from Cloacibacillus sp. and contains these coding sequences:
- a CDS encoding divergent polysaccharide deacetylase family protein, producing MGKHYRKEGRGGSRVIRLALLLLLIAALIYVAAGRLGAPVAEKPQDSGTVAVSADRSADAKLKDREPSASADVAVVSLDTQKKEKEDSPANKKPQVVDEKYGGPVPLLALIVDDGGGQMEYTKRVAALDIPLSWAIMPYLRHSKDTLELAKSKRIPCLLHLPMQAEIDKDSSQYIIGKGMDADEVRQKTAAALDSLPGVVGINNHRGSLATADSKLMEPVMAELKERGLIFADSRTSGKSVAYQTAVAAGVPSVQNRGFLDNTADKNAIAARFREIVKNAQRRGSLVVICHFRPSTVMFLEELNKNYKELPVKLVTIPEMLKLMKESSAEPEGGI
- a CDS encoding adenylosuccinate synthetase; translated protein: MVSSENNIVVGLQWGQEGKNRLLDFFANRSEVIVRFHGSASRGHEITAGGEHFTLDYLPCGIHHAGKLCVITHGVTLDLEKIAEEIAGLTAAGVFCSRLLISPRCPLILDYHKRLDVLAGRLLGHDLNRTMEQRGYGHAVTDNVRRLGIRAGDLLAPERLRERLELNLKIKNEYFEKIYSEKPMDPDKLFTKIMKEGQRLLPYIGPVDEAVSRAVERNIGTLFEGCSGSLNDLNCGIYPYVLPGTTIAPAAFLSAGLRHNASLRIIGAVKAYCTKSGAGPFITEDKSAVAAFIRTRGSEYDKIGETPRCIGWLDLPALKYAAQINGADLLAVTKLDVLTGIDELKICTGYMIGGELRTSGDLTAEESAAAEPVYAAFEGWRNELPGCTDFNLLPPQAQAYIRFIEDFMGLRVIWTGLGTQWGNALYRIN